The following proteins are encoded in a genomic region of Pirellulales bacterium:
- a CDS encoding DUF4139 domain-containing protein has protein sequence MIVRSVFCRALRAGLFLTSLSIAQWAFDARAEEPEAAALPVKRVVLYNAGVGFFERRADIEGNAKVDLKFNSTEINDLLKSMVLQDLGGGKISTVTYASIDPITKTLKTFAIDLTNNPTMANLLDQVRGEKVEIEAPNRVTGTILGVETREQQVGDKDRVVKTEFLNLLTETGLRSFPMASISRIKLTDAKLDTELRQALNVLALGHATDKKTVSVNFEGEGKRPVRVGYIQQSPIWRTTYRLVLSDKKPPFLQGWALVENTSEEDWQDVNLTLVSGRPISFVMNLYQPLYVNRPVVESELFGSLRPQVYGQNMDANASDFAMAPMFRNGPRADKQLASQGRAGGLVISAPAPAAQAEVESEVVQLNNQLNLSRGIATAAAGADVGELFQYRIESPVSLSRQQSAMLPIVNGAVQGEKLSIYNANVQPKHPLNGLRLKNTTELHLMQGPVTVFDDGTYAGDARIEDLPPGSERLISYALDLDIEVVPEAKSSPEQLTSVKIAKGTLTSTRKYERTQTYTVKNSGKHGKSVLIEYPFDANWKLIEPKEPTEKTRDMYRFAVTAEPGKPATLKIVEEQTVSQQMVLGNLPDDMIVYYQHSTAVSDGVKKALAEVVKRKQELQLLVTQRQEQEQIIAVITQEQTRIRENMSRLDRNNDLYARYVKKFSEQEDQVEKAHAQIDQLNKQINERQKALDDYLLSLDLS, from the coding sequence ATGATCGTACGTAGCGTGTTTTGTCGTGCCTTGCGAGCGGGCCTTTTCTTGACCAGCCTCTCGATCGCGCAGTGGGCATTCGACGCTCGGGCCGAAGAGCCCGAGGCCGCCGCTCTGCCCGTCAAGCGAGTTGTCCTCTACAACGCAGGCGTCGGCTTCTTCGAACGCCGCGCCGACATCGAGGGCAACGCCAAGGTCGACCTGAAGTTTAACTCTACCGAAATCAACGACCTGTTGAAGAGCATGGTCTTACAAGACCTGGGGGGCGGCAAGATTTCGACGGTTACCTACGCCTCGATCGACCCGATCACCAAGACGCTCAAGACCTTCGCCATCGACCTGACCAACAACCCGACGATGGCCAACCTGCTAGACCAGGTGCGCGGCGAGAAAGTTGAAATCGAAGCGCCCAATCGCGTGACGGGCACCATCCTGGGTGTCGAAACGCGCGAGCAGCAAGTCGGTGATAAGGACCGTGTCGTTAAGACCGAGTTCTTGAACCTGCTCACCGAAACGGGCCTGCGCAGCTTCCCGATGGCGTCGATCAGCCGCATCAAGCTCACCGACGCAAAGCTCGACACCGAGCTGCGCCAGGCGCTAAACGTGCTCGCCTTGGGACACGCTACTGACAAGAAAACCGTTTCGGTCAATTTCGAAGGCGAAGGCAAGCGGCCCGTTCGCGTCGGCTATATCCAGCAATCCCCCATCTGGCGCACAACATATCGCCTTGTGCTGTCCGATAAAAAGCCGCCCTTCTTGCAAGGCTGGGCCTTGGTCGAGAACACTTCGGAAGAAGACTGGCAGGACGTCAATCTGACGCTCGTCAGCGGCCGGCCGATTTCCTTTGTGATGAATCTGTATCAACCGCTGTACGTCAACCGGCCCGTGGTTGAAAGCGAACTTTTCGGCTCGTTGCGGCCGCAGGTTTATGGTCAGAATATGGACGCGAACGCGAGCGACTTCGCAATGGCACCGATGTTCCGCAATGGTCCGAGGGCAGACAAACAATTGGCGAGTCAAGGGAGGGCCGGAGGTCTCGTTATCAGCGCCCCAGCGCCCGCTGCACAGGCCGAGGTCGAGTCCGAGGTTGTTCAGCTTAACAATCAGCTAAATCTCTCACGTGGCATTGCCACGGCCGCCGCGGGAGCAGACGTTGGCGAGTTGTTTCAGTACAGAATTGAATCGCCCGTCAGCCTGTCGCGTCAGCAATCAGCCATGTTGCCGATCGTCAACGGCGCCGTGCAGGGCGAAAAGCTATCGATCTACAACGCCAACGTGCAGCCGAAGCATCCACTCAATGGCCTGCGGTTGAAGAACACGACCGAACTGCACCTGATGCAGGGACCCGTCACGGTGTTCGACGACGGCACCTATGCCGGCGATGCACGGATCGAGGATCTGCCTCCCGGCAGCGAGCGATTAATCAGCTACGCGCTAGACCTGGATATCGAGGTCGTGCCCGAGGCGAAATCTTCCCCCGAGCAGTTGACGAGCGTAAAAATCGCCAAGGGAACGCTTACCTCGACGCGCAAGTACGAGCGCACCCAGACCTACACCGTGAAGAACTCGGGCAAGCACGGCAAGTCGGTGCTCATCGAATATCCTTTCGATGCGAACTGGAAACTGATCGAGCCCAAGGAACCCACCGAGAAGACGCGTGACATGTACCGCTTCGCTGTCACTGCCGAGCCCGGCAAGCCGGCGACGCTGAAAATCGTCGAAGAACAAACAGTATCCCAACAAATGGTGCTCGGGAACCTTCCAGATGACATGATCGTGTACTATCAGCACTCGACAGCCGTGTCCGACGGGGTAAAGAAGGCACTGGCCGAGGTCGTCAAGCGCAAGCAAGAGCTGCAATTGCTGGTCACTCAGCGGCAAGAGCAAGAGCAAATAATCGCGGTTATCACGCAAGAGCAAACTAGGATCCGCGAGAACATGTCACGGCTGGACCGCAACAACGATCTATACGCCCGCTACGTAAAGAAATTCAGCGAGCAGGAAGACCAGGTCGAAAAAGCTCACGCCCAGATCGACCAACTGAACAAGCAAATCAACGAGCGACAAAAAGCGCTCGACGACTACCTGCTGAGCCTGGATTTGAGCTAA
- a CDS encoding multidrug efflux RND transporter permease subunit produces MFSRFFIERPIFANVIAIVTMLVGFVALFNLPIERYPEITPPTVMVTALYPGAEAQTLADTVAAPIEQEVNGVENMLYMSSTCSSDGTYKLTVTFEVGTDLDKAQVLVQNRLAVAMPRLPEEVQRQGVTAKKQSTNIVLAVSLYSDDNRFTDLYLANYATLRVKDQLSRVPGVGDVNIIGAGSYGMRIWIDPEQLKARNLTTQDVLAAIREQNTQVAAGQVGAYPSPDSHAFQLNVTTRGRLADPDQFGNIIIKADDSGMQQNDGGGSSTAQRRGSARLTRLKDVARVELGSQVYDQWCEISGRPAATLAVFQLPGANALEVAEATRHAMDAMAPSFPAGMKHIVPFDTTVFVEESIHEVYKTLIEAGVLVLIVILVFLQDWRAVLIPATTVPVTIIGAFAAMAALGFSVNMLTLFGLVLAIGIVVDDAIVIVENAAHHIDHGKLPPKEATIKAMSEVLGPVIGITLVLLAVFLPTAFLAGITGQLYRQFALTIAATALISAINAVTLKPAQCAVYLRPTKARKNIFYRAFNRVYDACEGVYTAIIRRMVRQTALVMLLFVGLSAFTGWWFVRIPTGFLPTEDQGFAIVALKLPDAASQTRTRAVIAQVNDILRNTPGVRGWFLLGGQSVLDQAIASNAAAMYVTFNPWEDRIGNPSLTQEAIIGSLMGQFQQVREAMIFAFPPPAIMGLGVAGGFEMQLQDRGGVGLVELEQTLQDMITAGNSQSGLSGLRSTFRAGVPSLFVDIDREKAKSLGVSLEAVFSTLQTALGSAYVNDFNKFGRTYQVRVQADQKFRLDPEDIGRLEVRDLQGKMIPLSTLCKIERRLGPQVIPRFNLYPSAAITGSAAPGYSSGQALDLLEQMAGGKLPSSMGYEWSGMSYQEKRVGSQAIIVFALAVLMVYLVLAAQYESWVLPAAVILVVPLALLGTVAAVAVRGMDNNIYTQVGIVLIIALASKNAILIVEFARELRQKGHTILEAAVEASRLRFRPILMTSFAFIFGIFPLVGATGAGAAARQSLGTAVFGGMIAATVLAVFFVPVFYVVMQRMSEWRTSKKQTKTTTSVPQRAVLTGPHIHHEEPATA; encoded by the coding sequence ATGTTTTCGCGATTCTTCATCGAGCGGCCGATCTTTGCCAACGTCATCGCCATCGTGACGATGCTGGTGGGCTTTGTCGCGTTGTTCAATCTTCCGATCGAACGCTATCCGGAAATTACGCCGCCGACCGTGATGGTTACGGCGCTATATCCGGGCGCCGAGGCGCAGACGCTGGCCGATACGGTTGCCGCGCCGATCGAGCAGGAAGTCAACGGCGTAGAGAACATGCTCTACATGTCGTCGACTTGCTCGAGCGACGGTACTTATAAGCTGACCGTGACGTTCGAAGTGGGCACCGACTTGGACAAAGCTCAGGTGCTGGTGCAGAACCGCTTGGCCGTTGCCATGCCGCGCTTGCCTGAGGAAGTGCAACGCCAAGGCGTCACGGCGAAGAAACAATCGACGAACATCGTGCTCGCCGTCTCGCTCTATTCGGACGACAACCGTTTTACGGATCTGTACCTGGCCAACTATGCCACGTTGCGGGTCAAAGATCAGTTGAGCCGCGTGCCCGGCGTGGGAGACGTCAACATCATCGGGGCCGGCAGTTACGGGATGCGAATCTGGATCGATCCCGAGCAACTGAAGGCGCGCAACCTGACCACGCAGGATGTGCTGGCCGCAATCCGCGAACAAAACACCCAGGTCGCGGCCGGCCAGGTCGGTGCTTACCCCTCCCCCGATTCGCACGCCTTTCAATTAAACGTCACGACGCGCGGCCGGCTGGCCGATCCCGACCAGTTCGGCAACATCATCATCAAGGCCGACGATAGCGGCATGCAGCAGAACGACGGCGGCGGTAGTTCCACCGCGCAGCGTCGCGGCTCGGCACGATTGACCCGGCTGAAGGACGTCGCCCGCGTCGAGTTGGGCTCGCAGGTCTATGACCAGTGGTGCGAGATCAGCGGGCGCCCCGCTGCGACACTAGCCGTGTTTCAACTGCCCGGCGCTAACGCCCTGGAAGTGGCCGAGGCGACGCGCCACGCGATGGATGCTATGGCTCCATCGTTTCCGGCCGGCATGAAGCACATCGTTCCGTTCGACACGACCGTGTTCGTCGAGGAATCGATCCACGAGGTCTATAAGACGCTGATCGAGGCCGGTGTGCTGGTGCTGATCGTGATTCTGGTCTTCTTGCAAGACTGGCGCGCCGTGTTAATCCCGGCCACCACCGTCCCGGTGACGATCATCGGGGCGTTCGCCGCCATGGCCGCGCTCGGCTTTTCCGTGAATATGTTGACGCTCTTCGGCCTGGTGCTGGCCATCGGCATCGTCGTCGACGATGCCATCGTGATCGTCGAAAACGCCGCGCACCATATCGATCACGGCAAGCTGCCGCCGAAAGAGGCCACGATCAAAGCCATGAGCGAAGTGCTGGGCCCGGTGATCGGCATTACGCTGGTGCTACTGGCCGTGTTTCTGCCGACCGCATTCCTGGCCGGCATCACTGGGCAGCTTTATCGGCAGTTCGCGTTAACGATCGCGGCTACTGCGCTAATCAGTGCCATCAACGCCGTCACGCTCAAGCCGGCACAGTGCGCGGTCTACCTGCGGCCAACCAAAGCTCGCAAGAACATTTTCTATCGCGCGTTCAATCGGGTGTACGACGCATGCGAAGGTGTCTACACGGCCATCATCCGGCGCATGGTGCGACAAACGGCGCTGGTAATGTTGCTTTTCGTCGGGCTCAGCGCATTCACCGGCTGGTGGTTCGTCCGCATTCCCACCGGGTTTCTGCCGACCGAAGACCAGGGCTTCGCCATCGTCGCCCTGAAATTGCCGGACGCCGCTTCGCAGACACGCACCCGCGCCGTGATCGCGCAGGTGAATGACATTCTGCGCAACACGCCCGGCGTGCGCGGCTGGTTCCTGCTCGGTGGGCAATCGGTTCTGGATCAGGCCATCGCCTCGAACGCCGCGGCGATGTACGTGACGTTCAACCCCTGGGAAGATCGCATTGGCAATCCTTCGCTGACGCAGGAAGCCATCATCGGCAGCCTGATGGGCCAGTTCCAACAAGTGCGCGAAGCGATGATCTTCGCCTTTCCGCCGCCAGCCATCATGGGCCTGGGCGTGGCCGGCGGTTTCGAGATGCAATTGCAAGATCGCGGCGGTGTAGGGCTCGTCGAATTAGAACAAACGCTGCAGGACATGATCACGGCGGGCAATTCGCAATCAGGCCTCTCCGGCCTGCGCAGCACCTTCCGCGCCGGCGTCCCCAGTTTGTTTGTCGATATCGACCGGGAGAAGGCCAAGAGCCTGGGCGTCTCGCTCGAAGCTGTCTTTTCGACGCTGCAAACCGCGCTCGGCTCGGCCTATGTCAACGACTTCAACAAGTTCGGCCGCACTTACCAGGTGCGCGTTCAGGCCGATCAAAAGTTCCGGCTCGATCCCGAGGATATTGGACGGCTGGAAGTGCGCGATCTGCAAGGGAAAATGATCCCGCTGAGCACGCTCTGCAAAATCGAACGTCGTCTGGGACCGCAAGTCATACCGCGCTTCAACCTTTATCCCTCGGCCGCAATCACCGGCAGCGCGGCCCCTGGTTACAGCTCGGGGCAAGCGCTCGATTTGCTCGAGCAGATGGCAGGTGGCAAGCTCCCCTCGTCAATGGGTTACGAATGGAGCGGGATGTCGTATCAGGAAAAGCGGGTTGGCTCGCAGGCGATCATCGTCTTCGCCCTGGCCGTGCTGATGGTCTACCTGGTGCTGGCCGCGCAGTATGAAAGTTGGGTGTTGCCGGCCGCCGTGATTCTGGTCGTACCCCTGGCTCTGCTCGGCACCGTGGCGGCCGTGGCGGTGCGCGGCATGGACAACAACATTTACACGCAAGTCGGCATCGTGCTGATCATCGCTTTGGCGAGCAAGAACGCCATTTTGATCGTCGAATTTGCGCGCGAGTTGCGACAGAAGGGTCACACCATATTAGAGGCCGCGGTCGAGGCGTCGCGCCTGCGGTTCCGGCCCATTCTGATGACGTCGTTCGCCTTTATCTTCGGCATCTTCCCGCTGGTGGGCGCAACGGGCGCCGGCGCTGCAGCCCGGCAATCTCTCGGCACCGCGGTGTTTGGGGGAATGATCGCCGCCACGGTGCTGGCCGTCTTCTTCGTGCCGGTGTTCTACGTCGTCATGCAACGCATGAGCGAATGGCGCACGAGCAAGAAGCAGACCAAGACGACGACCTCAGTGCCGCAGCGCGCCGTGCTAACGGGGCCACATATCCACCACGAAGAACCAGCGACAGCATAA
- a CDS encoding efflux RND transporter periplasmic adaptor subunit yields MSHGPIRYPLRLLAYWAALLLTPGCGPKNQYFEPPPPEVTVATPLQQDVTRYLEFTGTAQPTETVEIRARVRGFLKERHFEEGSFVKKGQLLLVIDEEPFQLQLDQAKARLAEAETSLRKAEQSRARELAKAKLALDQAGLSQAESSETRLRKLISGRTVTQDEFERAESARKQAAAQVESSLASLDQAEADFETNILGAQATVAASRTTMRNAEIELAYCRMTAPLSGRITETRYDLGNLVGDGQASLLATIVQVDPIHVYMTLSESDFLQFQQSAGAPNSAAATVEMGFNGDQNYPHQGEIDYHDPAIDSGTGTIRLRARFANEQGTILPGTFARLRLAIGQNPGALLVPERALGTDQSGQYLLVVGDDDIVQYRAVKTSDRLGELRVVEGSIAPHDRVVVEGLLRARSDMKVVPKQAVAAVNAAHSSTDPADKVASKLSSDAPHRDK; encoded by the coding sequence ATGTCCCACGGCCCGATACGTTATCCCCTGCGGCTGCTCGCCTACTGGGCCGCGTTACTGCTCACGCCGGGCTGCGGTCCCAAGAATCAATACTTCGAGCCGCCGCCCCCCGAGGTGACCGTCGCGACGCCGCTGCAACAGGACGTCACGCGTTATCTCGAGTTCACCGGCACCGCCCAACCGACCGAAACGGTAGAAATTCGGGCGCGCGTCCGCGGCTTTCTGAAAGAGCGCCACTTCGAAGAAGGCTCGTTCGTCAAAAAGGGGCAGTTGCTCTTGGTCATCGACGAAGAGCCTTTTCAATTGCAACTCGATCAAGCCAAAGCGCGGCTCGCCGAAGCGGAAACCTCGCTCCGCAAGGCCGAGCAATCCCGGGCTCGCGAGTTGGCCAAGGCGAAACTGGCGCTCGATCAGGCCGGGCTGTCGCAGGCCGAGAGCAGCGAGACGCGCTTGCGCAAATTGATCTCCGGACGGACCGTCACGCAGGACGAATTCGAACGTGCCGAGTCAGCCCGCAAGCAGGCGGCCGCGCAGGTCGAGTCCTCGCTGGCCAGCCTGGATCAGGCCGAGGCTGATTTCGAGACGAACATTCTCGGGGCGCAAGCCACCGTGGCCGCCTCGCGCACCACGATGCGCAATGCCGAGATTGAGTTGGCCTACTGCCGCATGACCGCGCCCCTCAGCGGACGGATCACTGAGACACGTTATGACTTGGGCAACCTGGTAGGCGACGGGCAGGCATCGCTGTTGGCAACGATCGTGCAGGTCGATCCAATCCACGTCTACATGACGCTCAGCGAAAGCGACTTCCTGCAATTCCAGCAGAGTGCCGGCGCGCCGAACTCGGCGGCGGCAACGGTCGAGATGGGATTCAACGGCGACCAGAATTATCCCCACCAAGGCGAGATCGACTATCACGACCCCGCGATCGATTCCGGCACCGGCACAATCCGCCTGCGGGCTCGCTTCGCCAACGAGCAGGGGACGATTCTGCCAGGCACGTTCGCCCGACTGCGTCTGGCGATTGGACAGAATCCGGGCGCACTACTCGTGCCTGAGCGCGCCTTAGGGACCGATCAATCGGGCCAGTACCTGTTGGTCGTCGGCGACGACGACATCGTTCAGTACAGGGCTGTGAAAACCTCGGACCGGCTGGGGGAACTACGCGTCGTCGAAGGCTCGATCGCGCCGCACGATCGGGTCGTGGTCGAAGGACTGCTGCGGGCCCGGTCCGACATGAAGGTGGTGCCCAAGCAGGCCGTGGCCGCCGTCAATGCGGCGCATTCTTCCACTGATCCCGCCGACAAGGTCGCCAGCAAGCTCTCGTCCGACGCACCGCACCGCGACAAGTAA